The following are encoded in a window of uncultured Sphaerochaeta sp. genomic DNA:
- a CDS encoding tripartite tricarboxylate transporter permease — protein sequence MELFSMDLYLSGLQQFANPAMFVASFLGVLVGIVFGALPGLTATMTIAVFIPFTFGMSPYISFAFLLGLYTGAVYGGSISAILINIPGTPSAIATSLDGYPMSQAGRAGEAIGISTISSTIGGFLSVFVLMFAAPAIASVALKFSAEEYVGITLIGLSIIAIISPGSTIKGLVAGVIGLIIGIVGLDPITGYPRFIMGQAELLEGIDSIPVMIGMYGLSEMLVQISSAEYKVTVEQKLSKIVPPWKDIKRIFGTVVRSSFIGVLIGALPAAGGSIASLVAYGQEKRLGKHRDLLGTGIIEGIAAPEAANNASTGGALIPMLTLGIPGDAMTAVLMGGLIIQGLRPGPLLFQQQMPFVSSIFISLLLSVVFMCILGLLGARLYAKLISFPKKYLIPAILVFGLVGSYAISNSIFDIWVLIISGLVGFLFRKIGLPIAPIILGMILGPLFESNFRRALMLSEGNWATFVQRPISLFFLIVVVVVLAGPVVMKKLKKIITNTKGV from the coding sequence ATGGAATTGTTTTCAATGGATTTATATCTTTCGGGATTGCAGCAATTTGCCAACCCAGCCATGTTCGTTGCCTCCTTCCTGGGGGTATTGGTAGGAATTGTGTTCGGAGCCTTGCCAGGCCTTACTGCAACCATGACCATTGCCGTATTCATCCCCTTTACCTTCGGGATGTCGCCCTATATCTCCTTTGCATTCCTGTTGGGGCTGTATACCGGAGCTGTGTATGGAGGGTCGATCTCGGCTATCCTGATCAACATCCCGGGAACACCTTCAGCTATCGCGACCAGTTTGGACGGATATCCAATGAGCCAGGCTGGACGGGCAGGAGAGGCCATCGGCATTTCCACGATTAGTTCAACCATTGGGGGATTTCTCAGCGTATTCGTCCTGATGTTTGCAGCACCGGCCATTGCCAGTGTCGCCCTGAAATTCAGTGCAGAGGAATATGTAGGGATTACCCTTATCGGGCTGAGTATCATTGCAATCATCTCACCTGGTTCCACCATCAAGGGATTGGTTGCCGGTGTTATCGGTCTGATCATCGGCATTGTTGGCTTGGACCCCATCACCGGATATCCCCGGTTTATCATGGGACAGGCAGAATTGTTGGAGGGGATCGACTCAATCCCGGTTATGATCGGTATGTATGGTCTCTCTGAGATGCTCGTGCAGATCTCCAGTGCCGAGTACAAGGTAACCGTTGAACAGAAGTTGAGTAAGATTGTTCCTCCCTGGAAGGATATCAAGAGAATATTTGGTACCGTTGTGCGATCATCTTTCATTGGTGTCTTGATCGGTGCACTTCCTGCAGCCGGGGGTTCAATCGCTTCCTTGGTCGCCTATGGACAGGAAAAACGTCTGGGCAAACACCGAGACCTGCTTGGAACTGGAATCATAGAGGGTATTGCTGCTCCAGAGGCTGCAAACAATGCAAGCACCGGAGGTGCCTTGATCCCAATGCTTACCCTCGGTATTCCAGGGGATGCAATGACCGCAGTCTTGATGGGTGGTCTTATCATCCAGGGACTCCGTCCAGGTCCTCTGTTGTTCCAACAGCAGATGCCGTTCGTCTCCTCAATTTTCATCAGCTTGCTGCTCTCTGTAGTCTTTATGTGCATTCTTGGCTTGCTTGGTGCTAGACTGTATGCAAAGCTGATCAGCTTCCCGAAGAAGTATCTCATCCCAGCCATCCTGGTTTTTGGGTTGGTCGGTAGCTATGCCATCAGCAACTCAATCTTTGATATCTGGGTGCTTATCATCAGTGGTCTGGTCGGATTTCTTTTCAGAAAAATCGGTTTGCCCATTGCACCGATTATTCTTGGAATGATCCTCGGCCCCTTGTTTGAAAGTAATTTCAGACGTGCCTTGATGCTGAGTGAAGGTAATTGGGCCACATTTGTCCAAAGGCCCATCAGCCTTTTCTTCCTGATTGTCGTGGTGGTGGTGCTTGCCGGCCCAGTAGTCATGAAGAAACTCAAGAAAATTATTACAAATACCAAGGGAGTATAA
- a CDS encoding 3-ketoacyl-ACP reductase, with product MPKTILVTGGSRGIGRGICLSLASRGYSVIINYAGNKEAALETQQLCQEAAIDKNQTFFIIQGDISDEQQQNQLVSQAFAFTGSLDGLVNNAGVAPKERADLLQMSLESYDRLMYTNLRGPVFLTQKIANRWKENSSLQGKIIVFITSVSATMVSINRGEYCISKAALGMAASLFSTRLAPEGALVYEIRPGIIKTDMTSAVEGKYDSLLAEGLVPQMRWGTPQDIGKAVSSLFEGALPFSSGTVITVDGGLAIPRL from the coding sequence ATGCCAAAAACCATTCTGGTCACCGGTGGAAGCCGGGGAATTGGAAGAGGAATCTGCCTCTCGCTCGCCTCACGTGGGTACTCGGTTATCATAAACTATGCAGGGAACAAGGAAGCTGCCTTGGAAACCCAACAACTATGCCAAGAAGCCGCGATTGATAAAAACCAAACTTTCTTCATCATACAAGGCGACATCTCTGATGAACAACAGCAGAACCAACTCGTTTCCCAAGCGTTCGCTTTCACCGGTTCACTGGATGGGCTGGTCAATAATGCAGGGGTTGCACCAAAAGAACGAGCCGACCTGCTACAGATGAGCCTTGAATCGTATGACCGCCTTATGTACACAAACCTGAGAGGCCCTGTCTTTCTTACCCAGAAGATTGCAAACCGATGGAAAGAAAACTCCTCACTACAAGGAAAGATCATCGTATTCATTACATCTGTCTCAGCTACCATGGTGTCGATAAACCGAGGCGAGTACTGCATCAGCAAGGCAGCACTTGGGATGGCTGCCTCCCTCTTCTCAACCCGTCTCGCACCTGAAGGGGCTCTCGTGTACGAAATACGACCGGGTATCATCAAGACCGATATGACCTCAGCGGTAGAGGGAAAGTATGACTCCCTGCTTGCAGAAGGGCTGGTACCTCAGATGCGCTGGGGTACACCCCAGGACATCGGTAAGGCGGTAAGCTCCCTCTTCGAGGGTGCGCTCCCCTTCTCCAGCGGGACTGTCATCACTGTTGATGGCGGACTTGCAATCCCCAGACTGTAA
- a CDS encoding tripartite tricarboxylate transporter TctB family protein, translating into MTKKNMDILAGIGFFAFAGLLFIAAGFMPTREGGIAALNTGFYPRMLSIILAVLSVLMIIEAIRKQYVQKDVEAWWTTKAAFSLFAVTLILLVLYPFIMKFLGFASASLIFITTLTWMLSDKAHRRPLVIGGISLALTVIVYIIFKMVLAIPFPQGMLI; encoded by the coding sequence ATGACTAAAAAAAACATGGATATCCTGGCAGGAATCGGGTTCTTCGCCTTTGCAGGCCTGCTTTTCATCGCAGCCGGGTTCATGCCAACCCGCGAAGGTGGCATCGCTGCGCTCAATACAGGGTTTTATCCAAGAATGCTTTCCATCATCCTCGCTGTCTTGTCAGTATTGATGATCATTGAAGCTATCCGCAAACAGTATGTACAGAAAGACGTTGAAGCATGGTGGACCACCAAGGCTGCCTTCTCCCTCTTCGCTGTTACGCTTATCCTGCTGGTACTGTACCCCTTTATTATGAAATTCCTGGGCTTTGCCTCTGCAAGCCTGATCTTCATTACTACACTCACCTGGATGTTGAGTGACAAAGCACACCGCAGACCCTTGGTTATCGGGGGAATCTCCCTTGCACTGACTGTAATCGTCTATATCATCTTCAAGATGGTACTTGCCATCCCCTTCCCACAAGGGATGTTGATCTAA
- a CDS encoding FAD-binding protein codes for MVDASEQYLFQGYTLPVYQTGVLIIGSGAASLSCAIHLHRMGCSEMLIVTDNRNGGTSRNTGSDKQTYYRQSDASHVPDSPYAMVESYIRGGATHGDIAFIEAQNSLRAFYNLVSLGMEFPHNRYGGYTGYKTDHDPSSRGISLGPYTSREMVRVLSAEVQRNGTPLWDQCDVVRLLTDENDQMVGAVILDKTKLQEENHGLSVILADHVVLGTGGPAGFYASSVYPRVHVGSIGLAMEIGAEAVNLTESQFGIASIKFRWNLSGSYQQVLPRYYSTDQDGNNPEDFLSPYFSSWEALTNAVFLKGYQWPFDAAKIPDEGSSLIDLLVYQETQVNGRRVFMDFRENLSGKSGWSDFSKGCVASSALGYLQTSGAWADTPYERLQLLNQAAIDMYASNHIDLSREPLEIDVCAQHNNGGLAADIWWESTNIAHLYPIGEVNGSHGVSRPGGSALNAGQVGALRAATRIMGYGTPKAATLQSCKTQINDLIQYIKHVTEDERSNLQEAKILLDTQQSVLQHRMSRSAGPIRAHSLVEKALVDAKEQQSTLASVTGIPSVYLPKVLRLRHMVLAQVWYLYAIKTYLERGGGSRGSYLVVSEEGETPHPLLATYSMVPEERSLRSYVQVIDLGDSKSLQCRWDTCREVPSETFWFERVWREFKEKSYLNT; via the coding sequence ATGGTTGATGCAAGTGAACAATATCTATTCCAAGGGTACACACTTCCTGTATATCAAACGGGTGTCTTGATCATAGGCTCGGGTGCAGCCTCCCTCTCTTGTGCCATTCATCTGCATCGAATGGGATGCAGCGAGATGCTTATCGTTACCGATAATCGTAATGGGGGTACCAGCCGTAATACTGGGAGTGACAAACAGACGTACTATCGCCAAAGTGATGCCAGTCATGTCCCCGATTCCCCCTACGCGATGGTGGAGTCATACATCCGTGGTGGTGCTACCCACGGGGATATTGCATTTATTGAGGCCCAAAACTCTCTCCGTGCATTCTATAACCTGGTCTCGTTGGGGATGGAATTCCCTCACAACCGCTATGGCGGATACACCGGGTATAAAACCGACCATGACCCAAGTTCCAGAGGGATATCGCTAGGTCCCTATACTTCCAGAGAGATGGTAAGGGTCCTCAGTGCTGAAGTCCAAAGAAATGGTACACCGTTGTGGGACCAGTGCGATGTAGTGCGCCTACTTACTGATGAGAATGATCAGATGGTGGGAGCCGTCATTCTGGACAAGACGAAATTGCAAGAGGAAAACCATGGCCTGTCAGTTATCCTTGCCGATCATGTGGTCCTGGGAACCGGTGGACCTGCCGGTTTTTATGCCTCTTCAGTCTATCCAAGAGTACACGTGGGAAGCATCGGTTTGGCAATGGAGATTGGAGCAGAAGCAGTAAACCTGACTGAGTCCCAGTTTGGCATTGCCAGTATCAAGTTCAGATGGAATCTCTCTGGAAGTTACCAGCAGGTACTTCCTCGTTATTACAGCACTGACCAAGACGGGAATAATCCTGAGGATTTTCTCTCTCCCTACTTCTCCTCTTGGGAAGCCCTGACCAATGCAGTGTTTCTCAAAGGCTATCAGTGGCCGTTTGACGCTGCCAAGATCCCCGATGAAGGCTCTTCCTTGATCGATCTGCTGGTGTATCAGGAAACACAGGTGAATGGGCGACGGGTTTTTATGGATTTCCGTGAGAACCTTAGTGGAAAGAGCGGATGGAGTGACTTTTCCAAGGGATGTGTTGCTTCCAGTGCCCTAGGCTACCTGCAGACATCCGGAGCTTGGGCTGATACACCCTATGAACGGCTCCAACTGCTCAACCAGGCTGCAATTGACATGTATGCAAGCAACCATATCGATCTCTCCCGCGAGCCCCTGGAGATAGATGTGTGTGCGCAACACAACAACGGTGGACTTGCTGCAGATATCTGGTGGGAGTCCACGAATATCGCTCATCTCTATCCCATCGGGGAGGTGAACGGGAGCCATGGTGTGAGTAGACCAGGGGGCAGTGCATTGAACGCTGGTCAGGTAGGAGCTCTACGAGCTGCTACAAGGATCATGGGGTATGGTACTCCTAAAGCAGCTACACTACAGTCTTGCAAAACGCAAATCAATGACCTGATCCAATACATCAAGCATGTTACAGAGGACGAGAGAAGCAACTTGCAGGAAGCCAAGATTCTGCTTGATACCCAACAGTCAGTGCTGCAACATAGGATGTCTCGTTCAGCTGGGCCTATCCGGGCGCACTCCTTGGTGGAAAAGGCCTTGGTGGATGCAAAAGAGCAACAATCTACGCTTGCAAGCGTAACCGGCATACCCTCAGTGTATCTACCAAAGGTACTACGATTAAGACATATGGTCTTAGCCCAGGTGTGGTACTTGTATGCCATTAAAACCTATCTGGAAAGAGGAGGTGGAAGTAGGGGATCATATCTTGTGGTATCTGAGGAAGGAGAGACTCCACACCCCTTGTTGGCTACCTATAGCATGGTGCCCGAGGAGAGGTCCTTGCGTTCATACGTTCAGGTTATAGACCTGGGTGACTCAAAGTCTCTCCAGTGCAGATGGGATACCTGTAGGGAAGTTCCATCAGAGACCTTCTGGTTCGAGCGTGTTTGGCGAGAATTCAAGGAAAAATCCTATCTCAACACATAG
- a CDS encoding NADH:flavin oxidoreductase — protein sequence MLDANSILLSSLNIGNRTAQNRFVAQPMEGNDGENGAVSERAIKRYTQLAEGKWGVIVIEALAVKSDALARKNQMVITRDHLPGFKKLVSEMKKADPNALILFQITHSGRKSGKDFSQPTALYDPAPYEHLLTTEEIDEIQRLFVEATLLAEEAGADGVDFKMCHGYFGCELLRPANQRDDKWGGSFQNRTRFLSESVKELKTRLKNKDFILGSRISYWEGIKGGCGTKSADDAVEDLTEMDEVIRLMVNLGLDYVNVSAGIPGVTSEITRPTATSKWFYLHQFRYARRAKALVGDAMKVFGSAYSVLKEEALALAEENLQNGDTDFVGWGRQTLADPLFPKRLALGEQVDYCKLCSGCSKLMVKQEKVKCIIYPVIKE from the coding sequence ATGCTTGATGCAAATAGTATATTGCTCAGTTCTCTGAACATTGGAAATCGTACCGCCCAGAATCGCTTTGTCGCCCAACCAATGGAAGGGAATGACGGGGAGAACGGAGCAGTATCAGAACGCGCAATCAAGCGCTATACACAGCTTGCAGAGGGAAAGTGGGGTGTCATCGTCATCGAGGCACTTGCAGTCAAGAGTGATGCCCTTGCAAGAAAGAACCAGATGGTGATCACTAGAGATCATCTTCCTGGGTTCAAGAAGCTGGTTTCAGAGATGAAAAAGGCCGACCCCAATGCCCTGATTCTCTTCCAGATCACCCACTCGGGACGTAAGAGTGGCAAAGACTTTTCCCAGCCGACTGCCTTGTATGACCCAGCACCCTATGAGCACTTGCTTACCACCGAGGAGATTGATGAAATACAACGCTTGTTTGTGGAAGCAACCCTGCTCGCAGAAGAGGCAGGTGCCGACGGTGTGGATTTCAAGATGTGCCATGGCTACTTCGGGTGTGAGTTGCTTCGTCCGGCAAACCAGAGAGATGACAAGTGGGGAGGTTCCTTCCAGAACCGTACCCGATTCCTCTCTGAGTCTGTGAAGGAACTGAAAACCCGTCTGAAGAACAAGGACTTCATCCTTGGCAGCAGAATCAGCTACTGGGAAGGGATCAAGGGTGGTTGTGGAACAAAGAGCGCCGATGACGCGGTGGAAGATTTAACCGAGATGGACGAGGTGATCCGGCTCATGGTCAACCTTGGCTTGGATTATGTGAACGTCTCAGCAGGAATTCCTGGGGTAACCAGTGAAATCACCCGACCGACTGCAACCTCCAAGTGGTTTTATCTTCACCAGTTCAGGTATGCCAGAAGGGCGAAAGCCTTGGTCGGGGATGCAATGAAGGTGTTTGGTTCTGCCTACTCTGTCCTCAAGGAAGAAGCACTTGCCCTTGCAGAAGAGAACCTGCAGAACGGGGACACAGACTTCGTAGGTTGGGGAAGACAGACACTTGCCGACCCACTATTCCCGAAACGCCTTGCTCTGGGGGAGCAGGTGGATTATTGTAAACTTTGTTCGGGCTGTTCAAAACTCATGGTGAAACAGGAGAAGGTGAAGTGCATCATCTACCCTGTGATAAAAGAATAG
- a CDS encoding LacI family DNA-binding transcriptional regulator: protein MPTIKDVALKAGVTVTTVSRVMNNRGYLSEKTKEKVRQAMQELDYHPSEVARSLAQKQTTLLGVIVPSLLHPYYSEVINALEYHAAILGLKLLVCNAQRNAQKEAEYIDMLKANKVAGIILCTQSRNAVRSLVNLPVVTLERSISPSVPAVLCDNEMGGRLAAEHLLSRGCKNLVMINGGRSSEERVQGFTQRCEEASVSFHVVQASKRQFNQLDYADLINTLFTDNPAIDGVFASSDVIAAQVIQICHKRGLCVPTEVKVIGFDDVDLARLLSPALSTIHQPIEELCAQAIQTIVGWESTERQSRVVLPVSLVQRSST from the coding sequence ATGCCAACGATCAAGGATGTTGCCCTTAAAGCAGGTGTTACTGTCACCACCGTATCCAGGGTCATGAACAACCGGGGCTATTTAAGTGAGAAAACAAAGGAGAAAGTGCGTCAGGCAATGCAGGAGCTGGATTACCATCCCAGCGAGGTAGCTCGTTCCCTTGCCCAGAAGCAGACCACCTTGCTGGGGGTTATCGTCCCCTCCCTCTTGCATCCTTACTACAGCGAGGTGATCAATGCCTTGGAATACCATGCCGCCATCCTTGGCTTGAAGCTCCTTGTCTGCAATGCACAACGCAACGCACAAAAGGAAGCCGAATATATCGACATGCTCAAGGCAAACAAGGTTGCCGGAATCATTCTCTGTACCCAGAGCAGAAATGCTGTCCGCTCTCTCGTCAATCTTCCGGTGGTTACCCTTGAGCGCTCCATCAGCCCCTCGGTACCAGCTGTCCTTTGTGACAACGAAATGGGGGGACGTCTAGCAGCAGAGCATTTGCTCAGCCGTGGGTGCAAAAACCTGGTCATGATCAATGGAGGGAGGTCAAGCGAGGAGCGCGTACAGGGGTTCACCCAGAGGTGTGAGGAGGCTTCAGTTTCCTTTCATGTGGTACAGGCAAGTAAACGACAGTTCAATCAGCTTGACTATGCAGACCTGATCAACACCCTCTTCACTGATAATCCAGCCATCGATGGAGTCTTTGCATCAAGTGACGTCATTGCCGCCCAAGTCATCCAGATCTGCCACAAGCGTGGACTGTGTGTCCCAACGGAAGTAAAGGTCATCGGATTCGATGATGTTGACCTTGCCCGGCTCCTCAGCCCGGCACTCTCCACCATCCATCAGCCTATCGAAGAACTCTGCGCACAGGCAATCCAGACCATTGTTGGCTGGGAGAGTACAGAGAGGCAAAGCCGCGTTGTACTCCCCGTCAGCCTGGTTCAGCGCTCCAGTACCTGA
- the gtfA gene encoding sucrose phosphorylase: protein MKNGVMLITYPDSMGTNLSDLDTILSKHFSKALTSLHILPFFPSSGDRGFAPYTYEEVDPAFGSWKDIDHLAKTYDLVFDYMINHISAKSPLLKEYLAEGPDSPSKDYFIDYETFWGGEPTDEQIQKIYKRKPKDPYETVTFSGGEKRKLWCTFSEEQIDLNVQTDLGESFMEANLARLAQHGAKIIRLDAFAYAFKKKDTDCFFVEPETWHLLAKCRSAVEKYGSDVLPEIHEHYSIQLKLASHSYPVYDFALPMLMLHALYFHQTQYLKNWFAICPRNQYTTLDTHDGIGVVDVYGLLPDEEIEATKEHLYDHGANVKRIYNSETYNNLDIYQINCTYYSALGEDDRAYLLARAVQFFSPGIPQIYYVGMLAGSNDLELLERTKEGRNINRHYYTKEEVDEAVQRPVVVALRLLMELRSSHPAFDGIFQMVEPTDEEHLIITWEHRGRTITLNADFASYSFTIEEGGHTLMRL from the coding sequence ATGAAAAATGGAGTCATGCTTATCACCTATCCCGATTCAATGGGAACAAATCTTTCCGACTTGGATACAATCCTGTCCAAACATTTCAGCAAGGCATTGACCTCACTGCATATCCTCCCGTTCTTTCCCTCCTCAGGGGACAGGGGCTTTGCACCATATACCTATGAAGAGGTAGACCCAGCCTTTGGCTCCTGGAAAGATATCGACCACCTTGCAAAAACCTACGACCTGGTCTTTGACTATATGATCAACCATATCTCTGCCAAGAGCCCATTACTGAAGGAGTATCTCGCCGAAGGCCCTGACTCTCCGAGCAAGGACTACTTCATTGACTACGAGACCTTTTGGGGAGGAGAACCCACTGATGAGCAAATCCAGAAGATCTACAAGCGAAAACCAAAGGACCCCTATGAAACGGTTACCTTCTCCGGTGGTGAGAAAAGGAAACTCTGGTGCACCTTCAGTGAAGAACAAATTGACTTGAACGTACAGACTGATCTGGGAGAATCCTTCATGGAAGCAAATCTTGCGAGGCTTGCCCAGCATGGAGCTAAGATCATTCGCCTGGATGCGTTTGCCTACGCATTCAAAAAGAAGGACACCGACTGTTTCTTCGTAGAGCCAGAGACCTGGCATCTGCTGGCCAAATGCCGAAGTGCAGTCGAGAAATATGGCTCTGATGTACTGCCTGAAATCCATGAACACTACTCCATCCAGCTCAAGCTTGCCAGCCATAGCTATCCTGTCTATGACTTCGCCTTGCCTATGCTGATGCTCCACGCTCTCTACTTTCACCAGACCCAGTACCTGAAGAACTGGTTTGCCATCTGTCCCAGGAACCAATACACCACACTCGACACCCATGATGGAATCGGCGTGGTGGATGTCTATGGCCTTCTCCCTGATGAGGAGATTGAGGCAACCAAGGAACATCTCTACGATCATGGGGCGAATGTCAAGAGAATCTACAACAGCGAAACGTACAACAACCTTGATATCTACCAGATCAACTGCACCTACTACTCTGCCCTAGGGGAAGATGATCGAGCATACCTGCTTGCCAGGGCGGTCCAGTTCTTCAGTCCAGGCATTCCACAGATCTACTATGTGGGAATGCTTGCAGGAAGCAATGACCTGGAACTGCTTGAAAGGACCAAGGAGGGGAGAAACATCAACCGGCATTATTACACCAAGGAAGAAGTTGATGAGGCGGTCCAGCGACCGGTTGTTGTTGCTCTACGTCTGTTGATGGAACTTCGCTCCTCCCACCCAGCCTTTGATGGCATCTTCCAGATGGTGGAACCCACTGATGAAGAACACTTGATCATCACCTGGGAGCACAGGGGACGAACCATTACCCTGAATGCTGACTTCGCCTCCTACTCCTTCACGATTGAGGAAGGGGGCCACACCCTGATGAGGCTGTAA
- a CDS encoding tripartite tricarboxylate transporter substrate binding protein, translated as MKKLLILAVILMLAFPVLANGTQEEAIDAYPSRNVRVIIPWSVGGMTDVLTRPVASHLEKQFGVPFVVENKPGGGGVVGSLEIEKSANDGYVIGTTSMSTVSAKYVSPVYPDIHNVELISQVITIPATVTVNADSPFMTLQDLLDYAKANPGKLKNSNSGSGASAHIYASYFEAMAGIKVNHIPYPAYAEAVTALLGGHVDMTNIPLPDLSAHVDSGALRLLAIASAERHPSYPDVPTLKELGIDVVMGNYSGFVAPKGTDPEKVRILDEAIAKAMQDETIRKFLIDAGYQPVYLDRNEFKTVIADAEKQLEFLVNELGVEFVDD; from the coding sequence ATGAAGAAACTGTTGATTTTAGCTGTCATTCTCATGCTTGCTTTCCCTGTACTTGCTAACGGGACGCAGGAAGAGGCTATTGACGCGTATCCCTCGCGGAATGTAAGGGTTATCATCCCTTGGTCCGTTGGTGGAATGACTGATGTTCTGACCCGTCCTGTGGCCAGCCACCTTGAGAAGCAGTTTGGGGTGCCCTTTGTTGTTGAGAACAAACCCGGTGGTGGCGGTGTTGTAGGATCCCTGGAAATTGAAAAATCGGCCAATGATGGCTATGTCATTGGAACCACTTCCATGTCCACGGTCTCTGCAAAGTATGTCTCTCCGGTATACCCAGACATCCATAATGTTGAGTTGATCAGCCAGGTCATCACCATCCCTGCAACGGTTACCGTCAATGCTGACAGCCCGTTCATGACCCTGCAGGACTTGCTGGACTATGCAAAGGCCAACCCTGGAAAGCTTAAGAATTCCAACTCTGGTTCCGGTGCCAGTGCACATATCTATGCTTCTTACTTTGAAGCCATGGCTGGCATCAAAGTGAATCATATTCCGTATCCTGCATATGCAGAAGCGGTAACAGCACTTCTGGGTGGACACGTTGATATGACCAATATCCCACTTCCAGACCTCTCTGCACACGTTGACTCTGGTGCATTGAGACTGCTTGCAATTGCATCTGCTGAGCGTCACCCTTCCTATCCTGATGTACCTACCCTCAAGGAACTTGGTATTGATGTAGTAATGGGTAACTACAGTGGTTTTGTTGCTCCCAAGGGCACCGATCCTGAGAAGGTGAGAATTCTTGACGAAGCAATCGCCAAGGCCATGCAGGACGAGACCATCCGTAAGTTCTTGATCGATGCTGGTTATCAGCCTGTCTACCTTGACCGTAATGAGTTCAAGACGGTTATTGCAGATGCTGAGAAGCAGCTTGAGTTCTTGGTCAACGAGCTCGGGGTTGAGTTTGTTGATGACTGA
- a CDS encoding LacI family DNA-binding transcriptional regulator produces MTKRVTVYDISKRLGLSPSTVSRVLNNSSLISTEKKELILRTAEEMGYQKRAIKRQKGRAIINIRLFLPKTQFSYIHLFYDVAELIEGIQHGFGETRVNIITSLNDGDLSLFDSKKLGDIDGCIFAFTKPSDALEELLEDRSVPFILLNRSNPEHNYVLVDNLVGMDALVAAMYKKRGGSLKPCYVGFSKLPSVSEQREMGVYKGCMARNIPFDREKDVIMVDSLTELREKVLPAIEKHSYNGVFCFNDLMAVSLYQTALRRNWRVPDLFSLTGFDNSPMLQLLDQRIDTIEFSLLKLGKEAGMWLNGRIINRLDNAIQKALEGDYIVGETI; encoded by the coding sequence ATGACAAAGCGAGTAACGGTATATGATATTTCGAAACGGCTGGGACTGAGTCCCAGTACCGTTTCGAGGGTACTCAACAACTCTTCCCTCATCAGTACAGAGAAGAAGGAACTCATCCTTCGTACTGCAGAAGAGATGGGGTATCAGAAGCGAGCGATCAAACGGCAGAAGGGAAGGGCAATTATCAATATCCGTCTGTTTCTGCCCAAGACCCAGTTCAGTTACATCCACCTTTTCTATGACGTTGCTGAATTGATCGAAGGTATTCAGCATGGATTCGGTGAGACTCGTGTGAATATCATTACCAGCCTGAATGACGGTGATCTCTCGCTCTTCGACTCCAAGAAACTCGGGGACATCGATGGGTGTATTTTTGCATTCACCAAACCCTCTGATGCCCTTGAGGAACTTCTGGAGGACCGTTCTGTCCCGTTCATCCTTCTGAACCGTTCAAATCCTGAACATAACTATGTGTTGGTGGATAACCTGGTCGGTATGGATGCCTTGGTTGCTGCGATGTACAAGAAGCGGGGGGGATCCCTCAAGCCTTGTTATGTCGGTTTCTCAAAACTCCCTTCGGTAAGTGAACAACGGGAGATGGGAGTCTATAAAGGGTGTATGGCCCGCAATATTCCCTTTGACCGTGAGAAGGATGTGATCATGGTAGACTCCCTCACTGAACTACGTGAGAAAGTACTGCCTGCAATAGAGAAGCACTCCTATAACGGGGTTTTCTGCTTCAATGACCTTATGGCTGTTTCTCTTTACCAAACTGCCCTGAGAAGAAATTGGAGGGTTCCTGACCTGTTTTCCCTCACAGGATTTGACAACTCCCCCATGTTGCAACTATTGGACCAGAGGATCGACACCATTGAGTTTTCTCTTCTGAAATTGGGAAAAGAAGCGGGGATGTGGTTGAACGGTCGCATTATCAATCGCTTGGATAATGCAATCCAGAAAGCCTTGGAAGGGGATTATATCGTAGGAGAAACAATCTAG